From one Streptomyces mobaraensis genomic stretch:
- a CDS encoding DEAD/DEAH box helicase family protein: MDPKGFGGNGEGNWYAGERTVPASGGSRRRHPPRPTDTRQWAHAGRGLRTQVIAATGSGKTLIAAEATRKLGARRVLVLVPTLDLLTQTAAVWREDGRAGA; encoded by the coding sequence GTGGATCCGAAAGGCTTCGGCGGGAATGGCGAAGGGAATTGGTATGCTGGGGAAAGAACTGTTCCCGCATCAGGTGGAAGCCGTCGACGCCATCCTCCGCGCCCTACGGACACCCGCCAGTGGGCACATGCCGGCCGGGGACTGCGGACCCAGGTCATCGCCGCGACAGGCTCGGGCAAGACTCTGATCGCCGCCGAGGCCACCCGGAAGCTGGGGGCGCGGCGAGTGCTGGTTCTGGTGCCGACTCTTGATCTTCTGACACAGACCGCGGCCGTATGGCGGGAGGATGGCCGTGCGGGGGCGTGA